The Montipora capricornis isolate CH-2021 chromosome 3, ASM3666992v2, whole genome shotgun sequence genome window below encodes:
- the LOC138041467 gene encoding growth hormone secretagogue receptor type 1-like, whose protein sequence is MKNISSNVRSNDTNSMYLPTKAEGIAVCSVFIVADVFIVSGNLLTLVLFALSKQLRKRSIFLVINMAFSDLLLGILTLPIYIVMKGNSYRLWNFKRSRNVTRSFSFVDTALSQASLLSAAFISLERFHAIFWPLKHRTLSLQAYRVGISVVWVLSILVSTIFNLLLWLKSAKECLYFWIPYAVTILLLLCSCNIGIWRKSLHRAVVSQQNIVNSQRLTKTLLFVSMLALICWLPLVVTNYLYYVHEISASWLTLASSVANILNYINSCVNPVIYAFKIPEFKRALPFLAAGKKEVPTVMKDKSSEKSGARVLAFDNQDMDTKL, encoded by the coding sequence ATGAAGAACATATCAAGTAACGTAAGATCGAATGATACGAATTCTATGTATCTTCCTACTAAAGCAGAAGGAATCGCAGTATGCAGCGTTTTCATAGTGGCAGATGTCTTCATTGTCAGCGGAAACCTCCTCACACTTGTTCTCTTTGCGTTAAGCAAACAACTTCGCAAAAGAAGCATATTCTTGGTCATAAACATGGCATTTTCTGATCTGCTGCTAGGAATTTTGACTTTACCCATCTACATTGTGATGAAGGGAAATTCTTATCGACTTTGGAACTTTAAAAGAAGTCGAAATGTGACAAGATCATTCTCTTTTGTCGACACCGCTCTCTCACAGGCTTCTTTACTTTCTGCAGCTTTTATCTCCTTGGAAAGATTTCATGCTATCTTCTGGCCTCTCAAGCACCGAACTCTGTCCCTTCAAGCATATCGCGTTGGTATTTCTGTTGTATGGGTACTTTCTATCCTTGTCTCTACGATCTTCAACTTGCTACTATGGTTAAAATCAGCAAAGGAGTGTTTATACTTTTGGATACCTTATGCTGTAACTATATTGCTGCTCCTCTGCAGCTGTAACATTGGTATTTGGAGGAAATCTCTACACAGAGCTGTTGTTTCGCAACAAAACATAGTAAATTCGCAGCGACTGACAAAAACGTTGTTGTTTGTATCAATGCTTGCTTTAATTTGTTGGCTCCCTTTAGTCGTCACGAACTATTTGTATTATGTTCATGAGATCTCGGCATCGTGGCTCACTCTTGCATCAAGTGTTGCTAACATTTTGAACTATATTAATTCTTGCGTAAATCCGGTGATATATGCATTTAAAATTCCTGAGTTTAAGCGAGCTCTGCCATTTCTTGCTGCGGGGAAAAAGGAAGTACCAACAGTCATGAAAGATAAGAGTAGCGAGAAAAGTGGTGCTAGGGTTTTGGCATTTGACAATCAAGACATGGACACCAAATTATAA